agacagggtgactcccagagcaattcacgcacttcacaggcgatgaacaatcggctccgtcatggggaggctgaccacatttaccgcacgtggctattccattgcaccccaacgtagtatgcccaaagcgctgacatttaaaacagcgcattgggttggggaaatatggccgtacggacaaacgtaagaaccccgctttaacatgctccgggagtctcgggcaactgaatgtgagaataaacgagtcagattggacgaggtccccattgactcgtttcataatgtgctgcacatcaacaattccttcgtcagcccactcagattttagcacgtctatggggatatccaccaagtccctacacgtcacaacacccttactatagttcaaagtggagtggagctcggtctcgacagcgtactctcctagacaatttgctttccgaagggcagcgacttgacgggaactagaagtttcaactaacagagtcccattgcgcagtcgctttacagatttcagtgttcctgcaattccctcaagacccttgtggatgtaaaagggagaaaccctctcaaagctaccctccttccttttaataatctcaaacacattctgattatcagcatgtgctccgttactacattctgttaaatctctagcaacaccaggcgctggaggactcgcagcgcgtagccgctttttcgattgggtgtgttttcctaccagcggcccacccaagccactggtagggggaaatgtagaggtcgaagggtccattgtggtcccacgagcagctagggaactaaaagtccgctcatacagagccccgcgtgcctgagtaagccttatacaactggggtgcggcaggtgccccagaggttgcccgcttgcgactgttccaccccaacagccatgcaccttctaggcgcggagcacaccgaaagattgaggggtttttatagaggttggccttcctcgcaatccaggcggtcaagccaagattaccattccccgcagcacacaacatttcaccgccgcgccatacggtggtcgctgaagcatgtccgggggttacggtgacaggacactggcggcgcagaccagtccccagctcaggaccccggggtcgccaagcccgtactcagcaagtgaatgctgagcccctgggggaagaGGAGAAAGAATTGTGCTAACTAACActgtaggtgaccaccaataaaacgTTGGATctattatgtttgttattgtcggttattacccactgtgttatatctattgTTTTACAGgcattttgtgatttttcttttgagaaatatatgagtacatagcatacaaactgccagcaactgatacaatttccttcttcttatcatccatactttctaacatgtAAACTActcttgaagtgccaaaatgtactagaataaataaaatgtctgtaaaacgacacaatgtacttgtggtgagacactaagaatcaataataatgagtatgtagcaactcactgtaaaggtAATTGCCGAGCCACAGACAGGCTCGTAGATAAGACAACCACActgtcacaactaaattttcagccatagcttttgtcaggAAACGAGAACTCACACACATTCAATTGTATGTGCCCATGACGGCTCTGGATCTACAGTCTgtgaatcagatccaaacaaaccacttgtCATAACACACTGCCTCTCATCAGCAactgctaggctagcagcaagaagtACTGGCATTACTGACTACAAGCTGAGGGGATGAGGGAGTAGCAAAGTGGCACACGTACTCAGCTGCAATCAGCCAGCGATGATGCgagacacctcagtaaacaaaccattttatCTGCCGAGACAAAAACAAGActtttctagtgtgtgtgtgtagggggggggggggggggggggtcataaaaGAAGTACATTTAAATTATGTTACACCTATCCTCactgacccccccatgaaccatggaccttgccgttggtggggaggcttgcgtgcctcagcgatacagatggccgtaccataggtgcaaccacaacggaggggtatttgttgagaggccagacaaacgtgtggttcctgaagaggggcagcagcctcttcagtagttgcaggggcaacagtctggatgattgactgatctggccttgcaacattaaccaaaacggccttgctgtgctggtactgcgaacggctgaaagcaaggggaaactacagccgtaatttttcccgaggacatgcagctttactgtatgattaaatgatgatggcatcctcttgggtaaaatattccggaggtaaaatagtcccccattcggatctccgggcggggactactcaggaggatgtcgttatcaggagaaagaaaactggcattctacggatcggagcgtggaatgtcagatcccttaatcgggcaggtaggttagaaaatttaaaaagggaaatggataggttaaagttagatatagtgggaattagtgaggttcggtggcaggaggaacaagacttctggtcaggtgactacagggttataaacacaaaatcaaataggggtaatgcaggagtaggtttaataatgaataggaaaataggaatgcgggtaagctactacaaacagcatagtgaacgcattattgtggccaagatagatacgaagcccacacctactacagtagtacaagtttatatgccaactagctctgcagatgatgaagaaattgaagaaatgtacgatgaaataaaagaaattattcagatagtgaagggaggcgaaaatttaatagtaatgggtgactggaattcgagtgtaggaaaagggagagaaggaaacatagtaggtgaatatggattggggctaagaaatgaaagaggaagccgcctagtagaattttgcacagagcacaacttaatcatagctaacacttggtttaagaatcatgaaagaaggttgtatacgtggaagaaccctggagatactaaaaggtatcagatagattatataatggtaagacagagatttaggaaccaggttttaagttgtaagacatttccaggggcagatgtcgactctgaccacaatctattggttatgacctgtagattaaaactgaagaaactgcaaaaatgtgagaaattaaggagatgggacctggataaactgaaagaaccagaggttgtacagagtttcagagagagcataagggaacaattgacaggaataggggaaagaaatacagtagaagaagaatgggtagctctgagggatgtagtagtgaaggcagcagaggataaagtaggtacaaagacgagggctgctagaaatccttgggtaacagaagaaatattgaatttaattgatgaaaggagaaaatataaaaatgcagtaaatgaagcaggcaaaaaagaatacaaacgtctcaaaaatgagatcgacaggaagtgcaaaatggctaaacagggatggctagaggacaaatgtaaggatgtagaagcttatctcactaggagtaagatagatactgcctacaggaaaattaaagagacctttggagagaagagaaccacgtgtatgaatatcaagagctcagatggcagcccagttctaagcaaagaagggaaggcagaaaggtggaaggagtatatagaaggtttatacaagggcgatgtacttgaggacaatattatggaaatagaagaggatgtagatgaagacgaaatgggagatacgatactgcgtgaagagtttgacagagcactgaaagacctgagtcgaaacaaggcccccggagtagacaacattccattagaactactgacggccttgggagagccagtcatgacaaaactctaccagctggtgagcaagatgtatgagacaggcgaaataccctcagacttcaagaagaatataataattccaatcccaaagaaagcaggtgctgacagatgtgaaaattaccgaactatcagtttaataagccacggctgcaaaatactaacgcgaattctttacagacgaatggaaaaactggtagatgcagacctcggggaggatcagtttggattccgtcgaaatgttggaacacgtgaggcaatactgaccttacgacttatcttagaagaaagattaagaaaaggcaaacctacgtttctagcatttgtagacttagagaaagcttttgacaatgttgactggaatactctttttcaaattctaaaggtggcaggggtaaaatacagggagcgaaaggctatttataatttgtacagaaaccagatggcagtaataagagtcgaggggcatgaaagggaagcagtggttgggaaaggagtgagacagggttgtagcctctccccgatgttattcaatctgtatattgagcaagcaataaaggaaacaaaagaaaaatttggagtaggtattaaaattcatggagacgaagtaaaaactttgaggttcgccgatgacattgtaattctgtcagagacggcaaaggacttggaagagcagttgaacggaatggacagtgtcttgaaaggaggatataagatgaacattaacaaaagcaaaacgaggataatggaatgtagtcaaattaaatcgggtgatgctgagggaattagattaggaaatgagacacttaaagtagtaaaggagttttgctatttaggaagtaaaataactgatgatggtcgaagtagagaggatataaaatgtagactggcaatggcaaggaaagcgtttctgaagaagagaaatttgttaacatcgaatatagatttatgtatcaggaagtcgtttctgaaagtatttgtttggagtgtagccatgtatggaagtgaaacatggacgacaactagtttggacaagaagagaatagaagctttcgaaatgtggtgctacagaagaatactgaagataaggtggatagatcacgtaactaatgaggaggtattgaataggattggggagaagagaagtttgtggcacaacttgactagaagaagggatcggttggtaggacatgttttgaggcatcaagggatcacaaatttagcattggagggcagcgtggagggcaaaaatcgtggagggagaccgagagatgagtacactaagcagattcagaaggatgtaggttgcagtaggtactgggagatgaagcagcttgcacaggatagagtagcatggagagctgcatcaaaccagtctcaggactgaagacaacaacaacaacaacaacaacatcctcactGAACACTAAGTTGTATAAATACCATGTGTATGAACTTTGTAAATACCAATTAGTATTAGAAATACAGTTCTATCCATGCAAATATCAACaagttttcccaagtgaaattacTTATAAGCCAATTTCTAACATAAGGAATTTATAAATGATTACAAATAacactggaaaaccaagaaaaagataATCTCTGCCATTTACAACTAAAGATGAAGGTGAGTGGCTTtattcaattcaattttttttaagtttttttttatgcatgtatattaccaattaaaatgtgtTCGCTTCCTTCTGATGCATGGTTAAAATAATCatgaacattaaattaaaacaacactatatcatttaatgaattGACAAACAATGAGAGGGCAGTGTTGCATAAAAAGGCTAAAataagtttgttagaattacataggcctaccttagtattcatagcctagaaatagtctgcttttcacctcactGGTGTGTATtgcggtagtaaaatattatttgatacaagaacccattgagatcccatattgaaattttgcatgcatCTAGTCAGTCAAACTGGTCAACgcacataatttttattaaaaaagtcCGAGGGGTGGAAATGTCAAAAATGTTTTTaggaatagtttaaaattttcagagttagatagcatagtcatgttacatatcaaattgaagggaatttttagaggaaaacaatggtgcaagtttgagctctctaggCTGTATAGCTTGTtagctacagcattttaaaacaatcatcgattgatcaaaatttttatttttaaacccttgaaactcaaaaaccaaaggtcagaaacatttgaaatttcaaatttaaactagtgttagtggGTAAATTACCTGGAAAAAATTCATCCTAATCTGAGAGGTCCCATGGTTCAAATCATGTAGTACAattggttgatttgacatggaatgacccagagGCCATGCTGCTATAGGAACAACTGTGTCTCCACAAGCCACTGATATCAGTTTTCAGTCGCACCAACCTGCATAGTTAAACAAGTGTAATATACTGTAGcaaaaattaatgatatgaatataatagagagaaacattccacatgggaaaaatatatctaaaaacaaagatgatgtgactcaccaaacaaaagcgctggcaggtcgatagacacacaaacaaacacaaacatacacacaaaattctagctttcgcaaccaacggttgcttcttcaggaaagagggaaggagagggaaagacgaaaggatgtaggttttaagagaGAGCgtacttaacctctcccttaaaacccacatcctttcgtctttccctctccttccctctttcctgaagaagcaaccgttggttgctaaagctagaattttgtgtgtatgtttgtgtgtctatcgacctgccaccgcttttgtttgctaagtcacatcatctttgtttttagatatatactgTAGGAAAAGATTTATAATCGGTTTATGATGACGACTTTTAACACGACCCAGTTGAACTTCAGGACAGAGGTATGCAACAGCACTGAGAGAGAGGTAGAAAACCGGTATGTACATTTTGTTGACAAGAAGAGTTTTGCCAGTTTTATTTGTAAAATGTGAGATGCTTCTTTCATATATCTGTGCCATCTTGTTATGTGACAAATCCTGGCACTAACAATATTCCATGAACATAGATGTAGGAAATGTCAGTGGACACTTGCTGCCCCGTATCTGATTTCTCTTTCAAACTGCTCAGCTTTCAATGTACCATCTATTGACTCACAGTTTGGATTGAAAACTGAGTATGCACTTATTTCTCCTTTCTTCTTAGGACCAACTCTTGTGTTTAGCCAAATAAGACACAATGCTGACACAATTAGGTATATAACACCGAACTCCATCTGCACAGCTACTGCATATAGTGTACACCACAAAAGAATATATATAATACGAATTACAGTAGTGTACCACCGCAACACTGTCCCTTCACCCTCTGCTATTTCCACATCCAGGCTACTTATGCTCGAATGCAAGCTGTCAGCTGAAGGGGACTCTGGTCTATCAGCAGTCACATCAATCTGTGAATTGAAACAAAAGTGAGCATTAAATAAACATCAGTGGGTCTTAATGGATTtctaaacagaacacaacatgctcACAAGCAGTTCCTGTTAACGAGTTACAGCCCGTCTCACTTGTCTTGCTAGTGTACAGAACAGTACATCTGATGTGTCTATCCT
The Schistocerca gregaria isolate iqSchGreg1 chromosome 1, iqSchGreg1.2, whole genome shotgun sequence genome window above contains:
- the LOC126323097 gene encoding uncharacterized protein LOC126323097, with product MTSAELQQKLQEIRARRRRRELYLSAKERLLTMVSFGMYNKEKQSIKSSILVDEQQIDVTADRPESPSADSLHSSISSLDVEIAEGEGTVLRWYTTVIRIIYILLWCTLYAVAVQMEFGVIYLIVSALCLIWLNTRVGPKKKGEISAYSVFNPNCESIDGTLKAEQFEREIRYGAASVH